The Psychrobacter sp. LV10R520-6 genome includes a region encoding these proteins:
- the thiL gene encoding thiamine-phosphate kinase encodes MTEFELIEKIFCQLQADNSLAASSKKGSKKGIEKGIGDDAAVMALPAGSRLVSCIDTLVQGRHFSADWVQVQHLAFTIGYKAVAVNVSDLAAMGATPHSILLALALPERLANKSWLTEFAKGLFHACQLFGVTLIGGDTTRNDSLILSVSAQGFLAVDTPAVYRSGAQVGDKIYVSGSLGDAAYALQHPDNDVGVELAHRLHMPTPRVQLGIALAQIGATAMIDISDGLYQDLGHICQQSNVSMRLNLELLPSSVPLSRVDLSERLLCQLTGGDDYELAFTLPANITAPTSNTSISCIGEVIAVANVIHSTEAVSTDTDFNKTIASPRPELFYQDQAVTPSQPSPFTTWPTLTGYQHFAG; translated from the coding sequence ATGACTGAGTTCGAGCTGATTGAGAAAATATTCTGCCAGTTGCAAGCGGATAATTCGTTAGCCGCTAGTAGCAAAAAAGGTAGCAAAAAAGGTATCGAAAAAGGTATCGGTGATGATGCGGCAGTGATGGCCCTGCCAGCTGGGTCACGCTTGGTTAGCTGTATTGATACCTTAGTGCAAGGTCGGCACTTTAGCGCTGATTGGGTGCAAGTACAGCATCTGGCGTTTACGATTGGTTATAAAGCAGTGGCGGTCAACGTCTCAGACCTTGCTGCTATGGGCGCCACGCCACACAGTATCTTGCTAGCATTAGCATTACCTGAGCGTCTGGCGAACAAATCATGGTTGACTGAATTTGCTAAAGGTTTATTCCACGCCTGCCAGTTATTTGGTGTGACCCTTATCGGTGGCGATACTACCCGTAATGACAGCCTGATACTAAGTGTCAGCGCCCAAGGATTCCTTGCCGTAGACACGCCAGCGGTATACCGCTCCGGGGCACAGGTTGGTGATAAAATCTATGTGTCAGGGTCGCTTGGTGATGCCGCTTACGCTTTGCAGCATCCTGATAATGATGTTGGTGTGGAGCTGGCGCATCGATTGCATATGCCGACGCCACGTGTCCAGCTAGGTATCGCATTAGCACAAATTGGTGCGACCGCAATGATTGATATCTCTGATGGTCTTTATCAAGATTTGGGTCATATTTGTCAGCAAAGTAATGTCAGTATGCGTCTTAACCTTGAGCTGTTGCCAAGTAGTGTACCCTTATCAAGGGTCGATTTGTCTGAACGGTTACTGTGCCAATTAACGGGTGGTGACGATTATGAACTGGCATTTACGTTACCTGCCAATATCACCGCGCCCACCAGTAATACTTCGATAAGTTGTATTGGTGAAGTTATTGCAGTAGCAAATGTGATTCATTCTACTGAAGCTGTTTCTACAGATACTGACTTTAATAAGACTATAGCATCGCCGCGTCCTGAACTGTTTTATCAAGATCAAGCAGTAACACCAAGCCAACCCTCGCCTTTTACCACGTGGCCGACTCTGACGGGTTACCAACATTTTGCAGGTTAA
- a CDS encoding phosphatidylglycerophosphatase A, giving the protein MTEDLSKPDISKANDCPPLPAHASALDRIIYWLGIGLGSGLPRRAPGTWGTVGGLIVAIPLMSLGFVPFLIITLLSCVIGIWICGRTSDLMQGHDDPHIVWDEWAGIWITLLPFSYMGVSSANYWQDVSQTLSLIAIVIAFMLFRFFDIIKPPPISWADKKVAGGLGIMLDDIIAGIMAAAVWIVVILGMLL; this is encoded by the coding sequence ATGACTGAAGACTTATCTAAGCCTGATATTAGCAAAGCTAATGACTGCCCGCCCTTGCCTGCGCATGCCAGTGCGCTTGACCGTATTATTTATTGGTTGGGTATTGGATTGGGTAGCGGATTACCGCGCCGAGCGCCGGGAACTTGGGGTACGGTTGGCGGTTTAATAGTCGCCATACCACTGATGAGCTTAGGCTTCGTGCCGTTTTTAATCATTACTCTCCTGTCTTGTGTGATTGGTATTTGGATATGCGGTCGTACCTCTGATCTAATGCAAGGTCACGATGATCCGCATATCGTTTGGGATGAATGGGCTGGCATATGGATCACTCTACTGCCCTTTTCTTATATGGGCGTTTCTTCAGCAAACTACTGGCAAGATGTATCGCAGACTCTATCACTCATTGCGATCGTTATCGCCTTTATGTTGTTCCGCTTTTTTGACATTATCAAGCCACCACCCATTAGCTGGGCAGATAAAAAAGTCGCTGGCGGTCTAGGTATTATGCTTGATGATATCATCGCCGGTATTATGGCAGCAGCAGTTTGGATTGTAGTTATATTAGGCATGCTGTTGTAA
- the glmU gene encoding bifunctional UDP-N-acetylglucosamine diphosphorylase/glucosamine-1-phosphate N-acetyltransferase GlmU yields the protein MTSSLSVIILAAGKGTRMQSAKPKVLQTLAGKSLLGHVLDTCHQLTVDETIVVHGFGGEQVQTVITNQYAHLSITWVAQTEQLGTGHAVKVALAQLPKDGQSLILYGDVPLVSSCTLTKLQTANNEGMSMLTLTVDNPFGLGRIKRDRAGNIEAIVEQKDASSDEQKIQEINSGIYCVDNALLHKYLPKLSNDNAQQEYYLTDIVKMAVADGINIAAIEPEHTFEIEGVNNRQQLASLERSWQGKLVQDLQVAGVQFADPTRVDIRGTLTAGQDVFVDVGVVFEGDCTLGDNVYIEAGCIIKNAQIGNACHLKPYCVVDQAQIGAGVDIGPFAHLRPGTVLADSSRVGNFVEIKKSTIGHGSKVNHLSYIGDATIGTNVNVGAGVITCNYDGVNKSQTVINDNAFVGSNVSLVAPVTIGSTATVAAGSVITDDVDADALALGRARQVQKTNFQRPTKKSK from the coding sequence ATGACCTCTTCTCTTTCTGTGATTATTCTGGCGGCCGGTAAAGGCACGCGTATGCAATCGGCTAAGCCAAAAGTGCTACAGACACTAGCTGGCAAGTCTTTACTTGGTCACGTATTAGACACCTGTCATCAGCTTACTGTAGATGAAACTATTGTAGTGCACGGTTTTGGCGGAGAGCAAGTCCAGACGGTGATTACTAATCAGTATGCGCATCTCTCAATTACTTGGGTGGCTCAAACTGAGCAATTAGGTACGGGGCATGCGGTAAAAGTTGCCCTCGCCCAATTGCCAAAGGACGGTCAAAGTCTAATTTTATACGGTGATGTGCCGCTAGTTAGCTCTTGTACTTTGACTAAATTGCAGACTGCCAATAATGAGGGTATGTCGATGTTAACCTTAACGGTAGATAATCCTTTTGGACTGGGACGCATTAAACGTGATCGAGCCGGCAATATCGAAGCCATCGTTGAGCAAAAAGATGCCAGCAGTGATGAGCAAAAAATCCAAGAGATTAATAGTGGTATTTACTGCGTTGATAACGCACTACTCCATAAATATTTGCCAAAACTGTCTAATGACAATGCTCAGCAAGAATATTATCTAACCGATATTGTCAAAATGGCAGTGGCTGACGGTATTAATATTGCGGCTATTGAGCCTGAGCATACGTTTGAGATTGAAGGTGTGAATAACCGCCAACAGCTTGCGAGCTTAGAGCGGTCATGGCAAGGTAAATTGGTACAGGATTTACAAGTAGCCGGCGTACAGTTTGCTGATCCTACCCGCGTTGACATTCGCGGTACTTTGACTGCTGGGCAGGACGTATTTGTCGATGTCGGTGTGGTGTTCGAAGGCGACTGTACATTGGGCGATAACGTCTATATCGAAGCAGGCTGTATTATTAAAAACGCTCAAATCGGTAATGCTTGTCATCTAAAACCTTATTGCGTTGTCGATCAAGCCCAAATCGGTGCTGGTGTTGATATTGGTCCTTTTGCCCATTTGCGTCCTGGCACAGTTTTGGCGGACAGCAGTCGTGTTGGTAACTTTGTCGAGATTAAGAAATCAACGATTGGTCACGGCAGCAAGGTCAACCATTTGAGTTATATAGGTGATGCCACCATTGGCACGAACGTAAATGTTGGTGCAGGCGTGATCACTTGTAATTATGACGGCGTGAATAAATCGCAAACTGTCATTAACGATAACGCCTTTGTGGGCTCAAATGTCAGTCTAGTGGCACCAGTGACGATTGGTAGTACAGCAACAGTCGCTGCCGGCTCGGTAATTACCGATGATGTTGATGCTGATGCCTTAGCTCTTGGGCGCGCACGGCAAGTACAAAAGACCAACTTTCAACGTCCGACTAAAAAGTCTAAATAA
- the glmS gene encoding glutamine--fructose-6-phosphate transaminase (isomerizing) codes for MCGIVGAVAERNIANILLEGLKRLEYRGYDSAGLTIIRDGELHRERQVGKVKELVDAVAVNPEFFDGHIGIAHTRWATHGEPAQRNAHPHVSGKIAVVHNGIVENYAELKEELMAKGYEFTSETDTEVVAHLINDLYQQTPDLLEAVRAVIPLLHGAFALGIVHVDSPEELITLRLGSPLVIGVGIGENFIASDQLALLPVTNRFMYLEEGDIAKITRNSITVYADGIEVSRQIHEIDAKQHNADKGEYKHYMLKEIYEQPDAVARTLEMAIDSADTSTLRKDFLERHEAQLAGIRHVQIIACGTSYHAGMVAKYWFENLTRMPCSVEVASEFRYRNPVVVDNSLVICISQSGETADTLSALRDTQKHTPAGLVSLALCNVPTSSLVRETDIFLPTLAGPEIGVASTKAFTTQLAALMLLILKVGVVQQRMTGERLTTLLGELQQLPGQLYASLNLDTRIKEMSEHFEDKKSCLFLGRGLQFPIALEGALKLKEISYIHAEGYAAGELKHGPLALVDKDMPIVVLAPKDSMFDKLKANMQEVHARHGELFIFASESSKMLAEERMHVVYVPDVCETLAPIVYSVPVQLLSYHVAVMRGTDVDQPRNLAKSVTVE; via the coding sequence ATGTGCGGAATTGTAGGCGCAGTTGCTGAGCGTAATATCGCTAATATCTTACTTGAAGGCTTAAAGCGCTTGGAATATCGAGGCTATGATTCCGCTGGTCTGACCATCATCCGTGATGGTGAGTTGCATCGTGAACGCCAAGTAGGCAAAGTAAAAGAATTGGTTGATGCGGTAGCCGTAAACCCAGAATTTTTTGACGGTCATATTGGTATTGCCCATACGCGCTGGGCGACTCATGGCGAGCCAGCACAGCGTAATGCCCACCCACACGTTTCAGGCAAGATTGCCGTGGTACACAACGGTATTGTCGAAAACTACGCTGAACTTAAAGAAGAATTAATGGCAAAGGGTTATGAATTTACCTCAGAGACCGACACTGAGGTAGTTGCGCATCTGATTAATGACCTTTATCAACAAACGCCAGACTTATTAGAAGCCGTTCGCGCTGTTATTCCACTTTTACATGGCGCGTTTGCACTAGGCATTGTCCATGTGGATAGTCCAGAAGAGCTGATCACGTTACGTCTAGGCTCGCCATTAGTAATCGGCGTGGGCATCGGCGAGAACTTTATTGCTTCAGATCAATTGGCGCTATTACCAGTGACCAACCGTTTCATGTATCTAGAAGAAGGCGATATTGCTAAGATCACTCGCAATAGCATCACGGTCTACGCTGATGGTATAGAAGTTAGCCGACAAATCCACGAGATTGATGCCAAACAGCACAACGCTGACAAGGGCGAGTATAAGCATTATATGCTCAAAGAAATCTACGAGCAGCCCGACGCAGTCGCACGAACGCTTGAGATGGCCATTGATAGTGCTGATACTTCTACGCTTCGTAAAGACTTTTTAGAGCGTCATGAAGCGCAGTTAGCAGGTATTCGCCATGTACAAATAATTGCTTGTGGTACCAGTTATCATGCCGGCATGGTCGCTAAATACTGGTTTGAGAATCTTACACGCATGCCTTGCTCTGTTGAGGTGGCCAGTGAGTTCCGCTATCGCAACCCTGTGGTGGTCGATAACTCATTAGTGATTTGCATTTCTCAATCTGGTGAAACGGCCGATACTTTATCGGCGCTACGTGACACCCAAAAACATACCCCAGCAGGCCTAGTAAGCTTGGCACTATGTAATGTACCAACCTCATCATTGGTACGCGAAACCGATATTTTCTTACCTACGCTTGCGGGTCCTGAGATTGGTGTGGCTTCAACCAAAGCCTTTACCACTCAGCTTGCGGCTCTCATGCTATTGATACTAAAAGTTGGCGTTGTTCAGCAGCGTATGACTGGTGAACGCTTAACCACATTGCTTGGCGAGCTACAACAGCTGCCCGGCCAGCTCTACGCCAGCTTAAACCTTGATACACGTATTAAAGAGATGAGCGAGCATTTTGAAGATAAAAAAAGCTGCCTGTTCTTAGGTCGTGGTCTACAATTCCCGATTGCCTTAGAAGGCGCGTTAAAGCTTAAAGAAATCTCTTATATTCATGCTGAAGGTTACGCTGCTGGCGAGCTTAAGCATGGCCCATTAGCTTTGGTTGATAAGGACATGCCTATCGTGGTGCTGGCACCTAAAGACAGTATGTTTGACAAGCTAAAAGCCAATATGCAAGAGGTACACGCGCGCCATGGTGAGCTATTTATCTTTGCTAGTGAGTCCAGCAAGATGCTCGCTGAGGAGCGTATGCATGTGGTTTATGTGCCTGATGTTTGTGAGACCCTAGCGCCTATCGTTTATAGTGTGCCGGTACAACTATTGTCTTATCATGTTGCCGTCATGCGCGGTACTGATGTTGATCAGCCTCGTAACTTGGCCAAGAGTGTCACCGTCGAATAA
- a CDS encoding IS630 transposase-related protein, whose product MTYSTDFRQLVLSKIAAGQTVRRVAQDWKKDVPKKPYYRKPTKIDDEALKQDVATYPDAYQYERAQRFNCTARGIGKALKRINITQTPES is encoded by the coding sequence ATGACATACTCAACTGATTTTCGACAACTCGTATTAAGCAAGATTGCAGCAGGGCAAACGGTACGTCGTGTTGCCCAAGACTGGAAAAAGGATGTCCCAAAGAAGCCTTACTACCGTAAGCCCACCAAGATTGATGATGAGGCATTGAAGCAAGACGTGGCTACCTATCCAGATGCTTATCAGTATGAGAGAGCACAGCGTTTTAACTGCACAGCAAGAGGTATAGGTAAAGCGCTCAAGCGTATCAACATCACTCAAACACCCGAAAGCTGA
- a CDS encoding sulfite exporter TauE/SafE family protein: protein MLYVWFVIAGAFAGVFAGLFGVGGGLIIVPILVWVFTAYDFSPDVITHLAIGTSLATIIVTSISSLTAHNKRGGVRWGVWRSMAPGLIIGSLIGAGVAESIDGKVLQAIIGVGALLVAAKMLFISNKEQVSKPPPSASTQFGAGTSIGLASSIFGIGGGSLTVPFLNWAGLPMKQSVGTAAVCGLPIALAGALGFAWFGKNVENLPYGAIGFVHFTGFLCISIASFITAKIGAKFAHQLPASNC from the coding sequence ATGTTATATGTGTGGTTTGTTATTGCGGGTGCATTCGCGGGAGTATTTGCAGGCTTATTTGGTGTCGGTGGAGGCCTGATTATTGTACCAATCTTAGTGTGGGTCTTTACCGCCTATGATTTCTCTCCTGACGTAATAACACATTTAGCTATTGGCACTTCTTTAGCGACAATTATCGTAACCTCAATCAGTTCACTTACTGCACATAATAAGCGTGGCGGCGTACGTTGGGGCGTTTGGCGTAGTATGGCTCCTGGTCTGATAATCGGTAGTCTAATTGGGGCGGGCGTTGCTGAATCGATTGATGGCAAGGTATTGCAAGCCATTATCGGCGTTGGTGCATTGTTAGTTGCAGCTAAAATGTTATTTATTTCTAATAAAGAACAAGTCAGTAAACCACCACCGTCTGCCAGTACTCAATTTGGTGCTGGTACCAGCATAGGTTTGGCCTCATCTATTTTTGGTATTGGCGGTGGTAGTTTGACCGTACCATTTTTGAATTGGGCGGGGCTACCAATGAAACAGTCAGTAGGTACAGCAGCGGTATGTGGTCTACCGATTGCACTGGCTGGCGCTCTAGGTTTTGCATGGTTTGGAAAAAATGTAGAAAACTTACCTTACGGGGCAATAGGCTTTGTACATTTTACTGGTTTTTTGTGTATTTCGATTGCTAGTTTTATTACGGCAAAAATTGGTGCCAAATTTGCGCATCAATTACCAGCAAGTAATTGTTGA
- the mdcH gene encoding malonate decarboxylase subunit epsilon encodes MNLIILFSGQGLQSQRHIDEVLKVTSEHEQSLLKTVLPELFANDFDNAFDNETLFNNKVAQPFIYTLQYYRWQQLRKLIEKPIAFAGYSLGEINAFCYSSQLDFEAGLTLINHRAKFMEEEVSESSGLLAIQGLHNRELKNLLLETDTYLSIKINEDQFIIGGHTDNLSQADKLAQSLGARNTQLLKVSVPSHTKMMQKAAEKFREYTDSITLPAMQIPIISATDGIKYNNTNQGLHILSSQIDHSLDWYACMENIKEYQPSMIIEIGPGNALSKMINNLMPHLPCRSWDDFRNSDGLLEWILKNS; translated from the coding sequence ATGAATTTAATAATCCTGTTTAGTGGACAAGGTTTACAAAGTCAACGGCATATAGATGAAGTATTGAAGGTTACCAGCGAACATGAACAGTCACTGCTAAAAACTGTGCTGCCGGAGCTATTCGCGAACGATTTTGACAATGCTTTTGACAACGAGACGTTATTCAACAATAAAGTCGCGCAACCCTTTATTTATACCTTGCAGTATTATCGGTGGCAACAACTTCGTAAATTGATTGAAAAACCAATCGCTTTTGCTGGATATTCTTTAGGAGAGATAAATGCTTTTTGCTATAGCAGTCAATTAGATTTTGAAGCGGGATTAACGCTAATTAATCATAGAGCTAAATTCATGGAAGAGGAAGTCTCAGAATCTAGTGGGTTATTAGCCATACAAGGACTGCATAATAGGGAACTGAAAAATCTACTCCTAGAAACTGATACTTATTTATCCATTAAAATCAATGAAGACCAATTTATTATAGGGGGACATACAGATAACTTGAGTCAGGCTGATAAATTAGCACAATCACTAGGGGCGCGAAATACTCAACTGCTCAAAGTGTCCGTCCCCTCACATACTAAAATGATGCAAAAAGCGGCAGAAAAATTTCGTGAATACACCGATTCAATAACGTTACCGGCGATGCAAATTCCTATTATCAGTGCGACTGACGGCATAAAATATAATAATACCAATCAAGGTTTGCATATTCTCTCAAGTCAAATTGATCATTCACTAGACTGGTATGCGTGTATGGAAAATATTAAAGAATATCAACCAAGTATGATTATTGAAATAGGTCCAGGCAATGCCTTATCTAAGATGATAAATAATTTAATGCCTCATCTGCCTTGTCGGAGTTGGGATGACTTCCGAAATTCAGATGGTTTACTAGAGTGGATACTAAAAAATAGCTAA
- the mdcB gene encoding triphosphoribosyl-dephospho-CoA synthase MdcB, whose product MSVNTFLEPTNETLSSKQAIWQQIDDFALDALYDELNLENKPGLVCPSGNGSHSDMNYDTFMASITSLREYFATLSEFGYENRPFDDLKNKGIYQEVKMRKATNNINTHKGAIFNLGFASAAIGKCLQNNEPLTTQNICAQIVHSWQYDLTHSLERKADSHGQQMYKKYGVTGAIEMVSNGFQIIQNIALPCFYDTFYRTQDFEKAAMQTLMTLISALSDTNLVWRGGMTDLTDAQMVAKQFLQAGGVHQPNWRQAVSMVNQYFIHRNLSPGGSADLLAVTIFFYKVENEFNNPV is encoded by the coding sequence ATGAGTGTGAATACTTTCTTAGAACCTACCAATGAAACCTTATCTTCTAAACAAGCTATTTGGCAGCAAATCGATGATTTCGCACTTGATGCTTTATATGATGAATTAAATCTTGAGAATAAACCGGGACTGGTTTGTCCTTCAGGCAACGGTAGCCACTCAGATATGAATTACGATACTTTTATGGCGAGTATCACTTCTTTGAGAGAGTATTTTGCCACGCTAAGCGAATTCGGCTACGAAAATAGACCGTTCGATGATTTAAAAAATAAGGGCATTTACCAAGAAGTAAAAATGCGTAAAGCCACTAATAATATTAATACTCATAAAGGGGCTATATTTAACTTAGGTTTTGCAAGTGCGGCGATCGGTAAATGTTTACAAAATAATGAGCCATTAACTACTCAAAATATTTGTGCACAAATCGTCCATAGCTGGCAGTATGACTTAACGCATAGTCTTGAACGCAAAGCAGACAGTCATGGGCAGCAAATGTATAAAAAATATGGCGTAACTGGGGCAATTGAAATGGTTTCTAATGGTTTCCAAATCATTCAGAACATAGCCTTGCCTTGTTTTTATGATACTTTTTATCGTACCCAAGATTTTGAAAAAGCAGCCATGCAAACTTTAATGACTTTGATATCTGCATTATCAGACACTAACCTTGTTTGGCGCGGCGGTATGACAGATTTAACGGATGCCCAAATGGTGGCAAAACAGTTTTTACAGGCAGGGGGCGTCCATCAACCAAATTGGCGTCAAGCAGTAAGTATGGTTAATCAATATTTCATTCACCGTAATCTCAGCCCTGGTGGTAGTGCGGATTTGCTGGCGGTTACGATTTTCTTTTATAAGGTTGAAAATGAATTTAATAATCCTGTTTAG
- the mdcG gene encoding malonate decarboxylase holo-[acyl-carrier-protein] synthase, protein MHRHDLVYLQPEEAFTMLNASLPLFVIQAVDNMIVAQQPFTVCRQSTQHLSKVATSHIENNCKYRLALQLSTPPKVITLPLALERLVPRLPKDIQQQTQYFVNQCHDLSADVYAYGSFANQYFTNLPFVNPTSDLDILIVVNNMNMLAKILVEIEAFKQFAKSKVDLRIDGEVRLNSHNDVSFNELIHALISDIPTVVVKTIYEVELQTIDVLLGWNTYECEYFLRTYQ, encoded by the coding sequence ATGCATCGTCATGATTTAGTCTACTTACAACCAGAAGAAGCATTTACGATGTTAAATGCTTCTCTACCCTTATTTGTTATTCAAGCTGTTGATAACATGATTGTGGCTCAACAGCCCTTCACAGTCTGCCGACAAAGTACTCAGCACTTATCAAAAGTAGCGACGAGTCATATCGAAAATAACTGTAAATATAGGCTGGCACTACAGTTATCTACTCCTCCGAAGGTTATCACTTTGCCTTTAGCACTTGAGCGTTTAGTCCCCAGACTACCGAAGGATATTCAACAACAGACTCAATACTTTGTCAATCAATGCCATGATTTAAGTGCTGACGTCTATGCCTATGGCTCCTTTGCTAATCAGTATTTTACCAATTTGCCTTTTGTAAATCCTACTTCAGACTTAGATATTCTAATAGTAGTCAATAATATGAATATGCTAGCAAAGATATTGGTAGAGATTGAGGCTTTTAAGCAGTTTGCCAAGTCTAAAGTCGATTTAAGAATTGATGGGGAAGTCAGATTAAATAGCCATAACGATGTGTCGTTTAATGAGCTAATCCACGCCTTGATATCTGATATACCGACCGTGGTAGTCAAAACGATTTATGAGGTTGAGCTGCAAACAATAGATGTATTACTAGGATGGAATACCTATGAGTGTGAATACTTTCTTAGAACCTACCAATGA
- the mdcE gene encoding biotin-independent malonate decarboxylase subunit gamma encodes MQTQTILAELFPNQLEYHIDNWVIRGSAETKMGRVEIIGTVDSAAINHAIAMTLANEVLKVIAQGKKTPIVFIVDTQGQDSSRADELLCLNRTFAHLAACVDLLRRSEHPNLAIILGEAVSGGFLSYGLMANQIFALQSSQVKVMDLNAMSRVTKIPLEKLQSLSQTSSIFAPGVKNFYKMGAVDDIWVELDEHLVANAIESQQSHLDDFLTDNRRDVAKKRDGRLLCNEIVEAVLST; translated from the coding sequence ATGCAAACACAAACTATTTTAGCAGAATTATTTCCCAATCAACTTGAGTATCATATTGATAACTGGGTCATACGAGGCAGTGCAGAAACGAAAATGGGTAGGGTCGAAATTATAGGCACGGTCGATTCCGCTGCCATTAATCATGCTATTGCAATGACCCTCGCCAATGAAGTCTTAAAGGTCATCGCCCAAGGTAAAAAAACTCCGATTGTTTTTATAGTGGATACCCAAGGACAGGATTCGTCTCGAGCCGATGAGCTGTTATGTTTGAATAGAACCTTTGCTCATTTGGCCGCTTGTGTCGATTTACTGAGACGTAGCGAGCACCCTAATTTGGCTATTATTTTGGGTGAAGCGGTGAGTGGTGGATTCTTATCTTACGGCCTTATGGCCAATCAGATATTTGCGCTCCAATCCAGCCAAGTCAAAGTCATGGATTTAAATGCCATGTCAAGGGTCACTAAGATACCGCTAGAGAAGCTGCAATCTTTATCACAGACGTCATCAATTTTTGCCCCCGGTGTCAAGAATTTTTATAAAATGGGTGCGGTTGATGACATATGGGTAGAGCTTGACGAACATCTGGTAGCAAATGCGATTGAGTCACAACAAAGCCATCTTGATGATTTTTTGACAGATAATCGTCGCGATGTTGCTAAAAAAAGAGACGGTCGTTTGCTATGCAATGAGATTGTAGAGGCGGTTCTAAGCACTTAA
- a CDS encoding biotin-independent malonate decarboxylase subunit beta, which produces MNNSYIQKSFYEKTARNRIASIVDKNSFVEILKPGSIPTSPNLASLDITGSFDDGVIIGKATIKDDFVYIIAQEGRFMGGAVGEMHGAKIVGILLKAIEEKPKAIVFFVDSGGVRLHEANAGLITISEIMRAMLKVRNAGIPIITVIGGTNGAFGGMGISACLSTHIIMTEEGRLALSGPEVIETLKGVEEFDSKDRALVWRVTGGKTRYLLGHVQVLVEDDVDDITQEIVAALQLPVDNLDLNYLQQQQDGLQQQYDQWFGEKDSLSIWQAMNIKDPDSISMLSAEQVKAIKKG; this is translated from the coding sequence ATGAATAATTCATACATTCAAAAGAGTTTTTATGAAAAGACTGCTCGCAATCGAATAGCCAGTATTGTGGACAAGAATAGCTTTGTGGAAATTCTTAAACCGGGCAGTATTCCCACTAGCCCGAACCTGGCCTCGTTAGACATTACAGGCAGTTTTGATGATGGAGTGATTATTGGTAAGGCAACCATTAAGGATGATTTTGTCTACATTATCGCTCAAGAAGGTCGGTTTATGGGTGGCGCTGTGGGTGAAATGCATGGCGCAAAAATCGTTGGTATTTTACTCAAAGCCATAGAAGAAAAACCGAAAGCCATTGTGTTTTTTGTGGATTCAGGTGGCGTACGTTTGCATGAAGCCAATGCCGGTTTAATTACCATTTCTGAAATTATGCGGGCGATGCTAAAAGTACGTAATGCCGGCATACCGATTATTACCGTTATTGGTGGTACAAATGGGGCATTTGGTGGCATGGGTATCAGTGCTTGTTTGAGCACACATATTATTATGACAGAAGAAGGTCGTTTGGCGCTTTCAGGCCCCGAAGTTATTGAAACACTCAAAGGCGTTGAAGAGTTTGATTCTAAAGATAGAGCGTTAGTCTGGCGAGTGACAGGTGGTAAAACTCGCTATTTGCTCGGTCATGTTCAAGTGTTAGTCGAAGATGATGTTGATGACATTACTCAAGAAATCGTTGCTGCATTGCAGCTACCAGTCGATAATTTAGATTTGAATTATTTACAGCAACAGCAAGACGGCTTGCAACAACAGTATGATCAATGGTTTGGCGAAAAAGACAGCTTATCAATTTGGCAAGCCATGAACATAAAAGATCCTGATTCTATTTCTATGCTTAGCGCTGAACAGGTTAAAGCGATTAAAAAAGGATAA
- the mdcC gene encoding malonate decarboxylase acyl carrier protein gives MNILNFKFTSQPVDVTMKEVICGVVGSGNLEILVSSLTDSEHSKFVINTSVTGFDHIWEAVIQEFVDRYAVGGLQFDINDMGATPAVVSLRLSQAIDILEGEAHE, from the coding sequence ATGAACATACTTAATTTTAAATTTACTTCACAACCAGTCGATGTGACGATGAAAGAAGTCATTTGTGGCGTGGTCGGTTCGGGCAATCTAGAGATATTGGTCTCTTCTCTAACCGATAGCGAACATAGCAAATTTGTTATCAATACGTCAGTGACTGGCTTTGATCACATTTGGGAAGCGGTTATACAAGAATTTGTTGATCGTTATGCAGTAGGTGGCCTACAGTTTGATATTAACGATATGGGTGCCACACCTGCCGTAGTGAGTTTGCGCCTAAGCCAAGCGATCGACATCTTAGAAGGTGAAGCACATGAATAA